A portion of the Stigmatella aurantiaca DW4/3-1 genome contains these proteins:
- a CDS encoding sensor histidine kinase, with product MRLRRETKPLAERRGPAARDDWMMLRGIRSSSGAIIDFECVNASAGGAGGEGGSGLPPPGSRLLEASAWGAECGLLELCVRVMERQVPEVKRFTHAGPSGTVRWLARAAPCEGGLTLFLEALAPRGSKQEEAQDWEVVKAILEETSDAVFAKNLEGQYILLNPAAARAFGRPSEEVLGRTDKELLGGLAGSDAAAAVTCQDLAVLTSGQTALFEGADSGPGFGCVWQSTRGVLRHPGGTRYGVFGISRDVTVQRRQELDQAQEGRCRERFMAMLGHDLGNPLSAIRLTSAALLARDSLSPEVRRGLERIEGSAGRMARMVRQLLDLTRARMGGGIPLRPGEVALDELCRLVIGELELTAPGRSIHLEVRGPCRGFWDAERIAQALSNLVANALQHSPAGTPIRVSLEGVEALQRIEVHNVGQPIPEALRPRLFEPFFRARRSATPQPGLGLGLGLFIVSQIVQAHGGSIEVSSTAEEGTRFIVLLPRSVPATGGRVDERASSPQACGAAAS from the coding sequence ATGCGATTGCGCAGAGAGACGAAGCCGCTTGCGGAGAGACGAGGGCCGGCCGCACGGGATGACTGGATGATGCTCCGGGGAATTCGCTCTTCCAGCGGGGCCATCATCGACTTCGAGTGCGTGAACGCCTCTGCCGGGGGGGCGGGGGGGGAAGGGGGGAGCGGCCTGCCCCCGCCCGGCAGCCGGCTGCTGGAGGCCTCGGCCTGGGGGGCCGAGTGTGGCCTGCTCGAGCTGTGCGTGCGGGTCATGGAGCGCCAGGTGCCGGAGGTGAAGCGGTTCACCCACGCGGGGCCGTCCGGGACCGTGAGGTGGTTGGCGCGGGCAGCCCCCTGTGAGGGAGGGCTCACGCTGTTTCTGGAGGCCCTCGCCCCGCGGGGCTCCAAGCAGGAGGAGGCCCAGGATTGGGAGGTGGTGAAGGCCATCCTCGAGGAAACCTCGGACGCGGTGTTCGCGAAGAACCTGGAGGGGCAGTACATCCTGCTCAATCCCGCGGCGGCGAGGGCGTTCGGACGGCCTTCAGAGGAGGTCCTGGGGCGCACGGACAAGGAGTTGCTCGGAGGGCTGGCCGGAAGCGACGCCGCGGCCGCGGTCACGTGTCAGGACCTGGCGGTGCTCACCTCGGGCCAGACGGCCCTCTTCGAGGGGGCCGACAGTGGCCCGGGGTTTGGTTGCGTCTGGCAGTCCACGCGGGGGGTGCTCCGGCATCCAGGGGGCACGCGGTACGGGGTGTTCGGCATCAGCCGGGATGTCACCGTGCAGCGGCGCCAGGAGCTGGATCAGGCCCAGGAGGGGCGTTGCCGCGAGCGCTTCATGGCGATGCTGGGCCACGATCTGGGCAATCCACTGTCGGCCATCCGGCTGACCTCGGCGGCCCTGCTGGCCCGGGACTCCCTGTCGCCGGAGGTGCGGCGAGGGCTGGAGCGCATCGAGGGGAGCGCTGGGCGGATGGCGCGGATGGTGAGGCAGTTGTTGGATCTCACCCGCGCGCGCATGGGCGGAGGCATCCCCCTGCGCCCCGGGGAGGTCGCCCTGGACGAGCTGTGCCGGCTCGTCATCGGGGAGCTGGAGCTGACGGCGCCCGGCCGGAGCATCCACCTGGAGGTGCGCGGACCCTGCCGGGGCTTCTGGGACGCGGAGCGGATCGCCCAGGCGCTCTCCAACCTGGTGGCCAACGCGCTCCAGCACAGCCCCGCGGGCACGCCCATCCGGGTGAGCCTGGAGGGGGTGGAGGCGCTTCAGCGCATCGAGGTACACAACGTGGGGCAGCCGATTCCCGAGGCGCTGCGCCCGCGGCTCTTCGAGCCCTTCTTCCGTGCCAGGAGGAGCGCCACCCCGCAGCCCGGCCTGGGGTTGGGGCTGGGGCTCTTCATCGTCTCGCAGATCGTCCAGGCGCACGGGGGGAGCATCGAGGTCAGCTCCACGGCGGAGGAGGGAACCCGCTTCATCGTGCTGCTGCCGCGCTCGGTCCCGGCGACGGGGGGCCGGGTGGATGAACGCGCCTCCTCGCCGCAGGCATGCGGTGCGGCGGCCAGCTGA
- a CDS encoding c-type cytochrome gives MKTRFALVLALSLAASAQADEVADVWKAKCKSCHGDDGKAKTKVGEREKIDDLSLPAWQKNHTDARIRQVISDGVADTKMKGYKDKLSSEEIDALVKYVRGFEAK, from the coding sequence ATGAAGACGCGGTTTGCCCTGGTCCTGGCCCTCAGCCTCGCCGCGAGCGCACAGGCCGATGAGGTGGCCGATGTATGGAAGGCTAAGTGCAAGTCGTGCCACGGCGACGACGGCAAGGCCAAGACCAAGGTGGGCGAGCGGGAGAAGATCGATGATCTCTCCCTGCCCGCGTGGCAGAAGAACCACACGGACGCCCGGATCCGGCAGGTCATCTCCGACGGCGTCGCCGACACCAAGATGAAAGGCTACAAGGACAAGCTCTCCTCGGAGGAGATCGACGCGCTGGTGAAGTACGTGCGGGGGTTCGAGGCGAAATAA
- the mfd gene encoding transcription-repair coupling factor — MDTPFSQTAGSEALRGAVPPTGDPFARLLERLQPGHRARTQGLHGAARGHVLARLSRTLKAPLVCVAVDEEAADALAGDLAFFLGGNGTLLAPRVLRLPADEVLPYDELSPEPHIVSERLGTLFHLSQGTRFPALVLSLRALLRRVLPVSTMTGLAQLLTTGQDIDRDTLARQLVLMGYQSSPLVEDPGTFSVRGGILDVFSPLYERPVRLEFFGDTIESIRLFEPDNQRTVDSLKEVSLVPARELLLTDQTRAKAEATARAVADHINLPTIKLRERLDALREGLPGFGLEGLLPGFFEGGLATVFDYLRLWAREPVFYFDDPVGLERAATDLWEELERSHQEADARQDLTLPPSEHFLTREQADAQLAGWRGVEGGGLALTPGEQPPVLFSFGGTQDLREAILAHHGEEGALTPLVERLQRWRDMHVACAIACGTLSQADRLKRLLLDRHLMVRIHEEPLTDASKLYEPSVYAHLYTGEVSHGFVDGTGGLAVLADEEIFGVRARRRVRRSKKSEAFGAGFKDLKEGDLIVHTDFGIGRYAGLTKMQVNGVPGDFLVLEYAGRDKIYLPVGRMRLIQKFTGGDPSQVQLDKLGTPGWEKTKRRVKEQLLKMAAELLQLAAARKAHPGHAFSAPDRYFAQFEADFEFEETPDQAKAIEDVLADMQKPTPMDRLVCGDVGYGKTEVAMRAAFKAALDRKQVAVLVPTTVLAQQHFLSFKKRFKDYPITVEVISGLKKPPEVRELLKRAKEGRVDILIGTHKLLGGDVAFKDLGLLIVDEEQRFGVKQKEQLKRLRTQVDVLTLTATPIPRTLHMSMSGVRDMSIIATPPQDRRAIRTFVMKFDPQVIQEAIQREVARGGQVFFVHNRVQSIASMEKLLRELVPKVSIGVAHGQMGEGQLERVMLAFTEKQHQVLLCTSIIESGIDISSANTMIINRADAFGLAQLYQLRGRVGRSKERAYAYLLVPARRAVTRDAQRRLEVLQNFTELGAGFSIASHDLEIRGAGNLLGDKQSGAIAEIGFDMYAQLLEEAVAEMQGQPPRMQIEPDITLPMPALIPDDYVPDVHQRLVFYKRFSQASHPDEVTDLRAELVDRYGEAPDEVDCLSEVTLLKIDMRDLRLRALEGAAGRLVVTLGADALLDGPKVAALVQRSKGLYRLTPDMKLVTRVPEGVKGLALITEAKKVLRDLSACALPQA; from the coding sequence ATGGATACACCCTTCAGCCAGACAGCCGGTTCAGAGGCGTTGCGCGGTGCCGTCCCTCCCACCGGAGATCCGTTCGCCCGGCTGCTGGAGCGGCTTCAGCCCGGCCACCGCGCCCGGACCCAAGGACTGCACGGCGCCGCGCGCGGCCATGTGCTGGCCCGCCTCTCGCGCACCCTCAAGGCACCGCTCGTCTGCGTGGCCGTAGACGAGGAGGCAGCGGACGCCCTGGCCGGTGACCTGGCCTTCTTCCTGGGAGGCAATGGCACGCTGCTCGCCCCCCGCGTGCTCCGCCTGCCCGCGGACGAAGTGCTCCCCTACGACGAGCTGTCGCCGGAACCCCACATCGTCAGCGAACGGCTGGGCACCCTCTTCCACCTGAGCCAGGGCACGCGCTTTCCCGCCCTGGTGCTCTCCCTTCGCGCCCTGCTCCGCCGGGTGTTGCCCGTGTCCACGATGACGGGGCTGGCGCAGCTCCTCACCACCGGACAGGACATCGACCGGGACACCCTCGCCCGGCAACTCGTCCTCATGGGCTACCAGTCCAGCCCGCTCGTGGAGGACCCCGGGACCTTCTCCGTGCGCGGCGGCATCCTGGATGTGTTCAGCCCGCTCTACGAGCGCCCCGTGCGGCTCGAGTTCTTCGGGGACACCATCGAGTCCATCCGCCTCTTCGAGCCGGACAACCAGCGCACCGTGGACTCGCTCAAGGAAGTCTCCCTGGTGCCCGCGCGCGAGCTGCTCCTCACCGACCAGACCCGCGCGAAGGCCGAGGCCACCGCCCGGGCCGTGGCGGACCACATCAACCTGCCCACCATCAAGCTGCGCGAGCGACTGGACGCCTTGCGCGAAGGGCTGCCGGGCTTTGGCCTGGAAGGGCTGCTCCCCGGCTTCTTCGAGGGGGGGCTGGCCACCGTCTTCGATTACCTGCGCCTGTGGGCCCGCGAGCCCGTCTTCTATTTCGATGATCCCGTGGGGCTGGAGCGCGCCGCCACGGACCTGTGGGAGGAGCTGGAGCGCTCTCACCAGGAAGCGGATGCGCGGCAGGACCTGACGCTCCCCCCGTCCGAGCACTTCCTCACCCGCGAGCAGGCCGATGCGCAACTGGCCGGCTGGCGCGGGGTGGAGGGCGGGGGGCTGGCGCTGACCCCCGGCGAGCAGCCGCCCGTCCTCTTCTCCTTTGGAGGCACGCAGGATCTGCGCGAGGCCATCCTCGCCCACCACGGCGAGGAGGGCGCCCTCACCCCGCTGGTGGAGCGCCTCCAGCGGTGGCGGGACATGCACGTGGCGTGCGCCATCGCCTGTGGAACCCTGAGCCAGGCGGACCGGCTCAAGCGCCTGCTGCTGGACCGCCACCTCATGGTCCGCATCCATGAGGAGCCCCTGACGGACGCGTCCAAGCTCTACGAGCCCTCCGTCTACGCCCACCTTTATACGGGTGAGGTGAGCCACGGCTTCGTGGATGGCACCGGGGGGCTCGCGGTGCTCGCCGACGAGGAGATCTTCGGCGTGCGCGCCCGGCGCCGCGTGCGCCGCTCCAAGAAGTCGGAGGCCTTTGGCGCGGGCTTCAAGGACCTCAAGGAAGGCGACCTCATCGTCCACACCGACTTCGGCATTGGCCGCTACGCGGGCCTGACGAAGATGCAGGTGAACGGCGTGCCCGGCGACTTCCTCGTGCTGGAGTACGCGGGGCGGGACAAGATCTACCTGCCGGTGGGCCGCATGCGGCTCATCCAGAAGTTCACCGGCGGAGACCCCAGCCAGGTCCAGCTCGACAAGCTGGGCACCCCCGGGTGGGAGAAGACCAAGAGGCGCGTCAAGGAGCAGTTGCTGAAGATGGCCGCGGAGCTGCTCCAGCTCGCCGCCGCCCGCAAGGCCCACCCGGGCCATGCCTTCTCCGCGCCGGACCGCTACTTCGCCCAGTTCGAGGCGGACTTCGAGTTCGAGGAGACCCCCGACCAGGCCAAGGCCATCGAGGATGTGCTCGCGGACATGCAGAAGCCCACCCCCATGGACCGGCTGGTCTGCGGAGACGTGGGCTACGGCAAGACGGAGGTCGCCATGCGGGCGGCCTTCAAGGCCGCGCTCGACCGCAAGCAGGTGGCGGTGCTGGTGCCCACCACCGTGCTGGCCCAGCAGCACTTCCTGTCCTTCAAGAAGCGCTTCAAGGACTACCCCATCACCGTGGAGGTCATCTCCGGGCTGAAGAAGCCGCCCGAGGTGCGGGAGCTGCTCAAGCGGGCCAAGGAAGGCCGCGTCGACATCCTCATCGGCACGCACAAGCTGCTCGGCGGCGACGTGGCCTTCAAGGACCTGGGCTTGCTCATCGTGGACGAGGAGCAGCGCTTCGGCGTGAAGCAGAAGGAGCAGCTCAAGCGGCTGCGCACCCAGGTGGACGTGCTCACGCTGACGGCCACCCCCATTCCCCGCACGCTCCACATGTCCATGTCCGGCGTGCGCGACATGAGCATCATCGCCACCCCGCCGCAGGACCGGCGCGCCATCCGCACCTTCGTGATGAAGTTCGATCCTCAGGTCATCCAGGAGGCCATCCAGCGCGAGGTGGCCCGCGGGGGCCAGGTGTTCTTCGTGCACAACCGGGTGCAGTCCATCGCCTCCATGGAGAAGCTCCTCCGGGAGCTGGTCCCCAAGGTCTCCATCGGTGTGGCCCACGGGCAGATGGGCGAGGGCCAGCTCGAGAGGGTCATGCTGGCGTTCACCGAGAAGCAGCATCAGGTGCTGCTGTGCACCTCCATCATCGAGAGCGGCATCGACATCTCCAGCGCCAACACGATGATCATCAACCGCGCGGATGCCTTCGGCCTGGCGCAGCTCTACCAGCTGCGCGGGCGCGTGGGCCGCTCCAAGGAGCGCGCGTACGCGTACCTGCTGGTGCCCGCACGGCGCGCCGTGACGCGCGACGCGCAGCGCCGCCTGGAGGTGCTCCAGAACTTCACCGAGCTGGGCGCGGGCTTCTCCATCGCCAGCCATGACCTGGAGATCCGCGGCGCGGGCAACCTCCTGGGCGACAAGCAGTCCGGTGCCATCGCGGAGATTGGCTTCGACATGTACGCCCAGCTCCTGGAGGAGGCCGTGGCGGAGATGCAGGGCCAGCCGCCCCGCATGCAGATCGAACCCGACATCACCCTGCCCATGCCCGCCCTCATCCCGGACGACTATGTGCCGGACGTGCACCAGCGGCTCGTCTTCTACAAGCGCTTCAGCCAGGCCAGCCACCCGGATGAAGTCACCGACCTGCGGGCCGAGCTGGTGGACCGCTACGGCGAGGCGCCCGACGAGGTGGACTGCCTCTCGGAGGTAACGCTGCTGAAGATCGACATGCGCGACCTGCGCCTCCGGGCCCTGGAGGGGGCCGCGGGCAGGCTCGTGGTGACGCTGGGGGCCGATGCCCTCCTGGATGGCCCCAAGGTGGCGGCGCTGGTGCAGCGCTCCAAGGGCCTCTACCGGCTCACCCCGGACATGAAGCTCGTCACCCGGGTGCCCGAGGGCGTGAAGGGCCTTGCCCTCATCACCGAGGCCAAGAAGGTGCTCAGGGACTTGAGCGCCTGCGCGCTTCCCCAGGCGTAG
- a CDS encoding adenylate/guanylate cyclase domain-containing protein, with protein MWLIVNPGLSNEQPLQLPEGHSTIGRTGENTFRVLHLSLSRRHARLERIGTRVVLVDLGSKNGTLVKGTRVERYELRDGDSFQCGDVLFKIASVPDTVEPTHVQDLKTRFSLPAMEELLERERTAGSQSALKVRQARQAALRSAEKLEVLLKVSQLLSSAGPIDGLLERIAQLVFQILDVDRVVILLVDPLSGELRPRVARFLTGEVPSGAFYSQHVVDYVRTHSVAALFADALDDPRLTGADSVMLQSIRSAMCVPLKPQETVLGVLYVDNLARVNGFTEEDLEFLTAFGNQAAIALENSLLSERLAEEAALRNSYLRFFPPSVIKKLRSARGAPLDIVETEVTVLFSDITGFTSLSSTLHPRQVVDLLNDYFPIMADIVFRHEGTLEKYIGDALMAVWGAPFSQPDDADRALRAAVEMQRALADLNAHWREQGRPEIQIHVGLNTGRVAAGNIGSEHYLQYATIGDATNVASRICDATHPAEICLSEATLQRCQACTWPLTKLPPLQVKGKAEPLTLYRLEWRDAPGR; from the coding sequence ATGTGGCTGATCGTGAACCCAGGGCTGTCCAATGAGCAGCCGCTTCAGCTGCCCGAGGGCCACTCCACCATTGGACGCACGGGGGAGAACACCTTCCGGGTGCTCCACCTGAGCCTGTCGCGGCGCCACGCACGGCTGGAGCGGATCGGCACGCGCGTGGTGCTGGTGGACCTGGGCAGCAAGAATGGGACGCTCGTCAAAGGCACCCGCGTCGAGCGCTACGAGCTGCGGGATGGAGACTCCTTCCAGTGTGGCGACGTGCTCTTCAAGATCGCCTCCGTCCCGGATACGGTGGAACCCACCCACGTCCAGGACTTGAAGACCCGCTTCTCCCTGCCCGCCATGGAGGAGCTGCTGGAGCGCGAGCGCACCGCCGGGAGCCAATCGGCGCTGAAGGTCCGGCAGGCGCGGCAGGCGGCGCTGCGCTCCGCGGAGAAGCTGGAGGTGCTGCTCAAGGTGAGCCAGCTCCTGTCCTCCGCGGGCCCCATCGATGGGCTGCTGGAGCGCATTGCCCAGCTCGTCTTTCAGATCCTGGATGTGGACCGGGTGGTCATCCTGCTGGTGGACCCGCTCAGCGGCGAGCTGCGCCCCCGGGTGGCGCGCTTCCTCACCGGCGAGGTGCCGTCCGGGGCCTTCTACAGCCAGCACGTCGTGGACTACGTGCGCACGCACTCCGTGGCGGCGCTTTTCGCGGATGCCCTGGATGATCCCCGGCTGACCGGCGCCGACTCGGTGATGCTGCAATCCATCCGCTCGGCCATGTGCGTGCCGCTCAAGCCCCAGGAGACGGTGCTGGGCGTGCTGTACGTGGACAACCTGGCCCGGGTGAACGGCTTCACCGAGGAGGACCTGGAGTTCCTCACCGCCTTCGGCAACCAGGCCGCCATCGCCCTGGAGAACTCGCTGCTGTCCGAGCGGCTGGCGGAGGAGGCCGCGCTGCGCAACTCCTACCTGCGCTTCTTCCCTCCCTCCGTCATCAAGAAGCTGCGCAGCGCGCGAGGGGCCCCGCTGGACATCGTCGAGACGGAGGTGACGGTCCTCTTCTCGGACATCACCGGCTTCACCTCCCTGTCCTCCACCCTGCACCCCCGCCAGGTGGTGGATCTGCTCAACGATTACTTCCCCATCATGGCCGACATCGTCTTCCGCCATGAGGGGACGCTCGAGAAGTACATCGGCGACGCGCTCATGGCCGTCTGGGGCGCGCCCTTCTCCCAGCCGGATGACGCGGACCGGGCCCTGCGCGCCGCGGTGGAGATGCAGCGCGCGCTGGCGGACCTGAACGCCCACTGGCGGGAGCAGGGCCGGCCCGAGATCCAGATCCATGTCGGGCTCAACACGGGCCGGGTCGCCGCGGGCAACATCGGCTCCGAGCACTACCTCCAGTACGCCACCATTGGAGACGCCACCAACGTCGCCAGCCGCATCTGCGACGCCACCCACCCGGCGGAGATCTGCCTCTCCGAGGCCACGCTCCAGCGGTGCCAGGCGTGCACCTGGCCCTTGACGAAGCTGCCGCCGCTCCAGGTCAAGGGCAAGGCGGAGCCCCTGACGCTGTACCGGCTGGAGTGGCGGGACGCCCCCGGGCGCTGA
- a CDS encoding DUF6896 domain-containing protein gives MDEGRSAAEGWTMLSRFVTLQAALLRALMQGRIGAEACRAAQRLPRHGDLLVQGERWRFHRHGVGVGFEGEASRRVVDAHRALGTPEAFDAWRLMLYLESIGVNAVHLGAREFLTDDERELEQWLAELEGLGLVRRQPREVRMWKLAPQH, from the coding sequence ATGGATGAAGGACGGTCCGCCGCGGAAGGCTGGACGATGCTGAGCCGGTTCGTCACGCTTCAGGCGGCGCTGCTGCGGGCGCTGATGCAGGGCAGGATCGGTGCCGAGGCATGCCGGGCGGCCCAGCGGCTGCCGCGCCATGGCGATCTGCTCGTCCAAGGAGAGCGCTGGCGTTTCCACCGGCATGGCGTGGGCGTGGGCTTCGAGGGAGAAGCCTCCCGGCGGGTGGTGGATGCGCACCGGGCCCTGGGGACCCCCGAGGCCTTCGATGCATGGCGGTTGATGCTGTACCTGGAGTCCATCGGTGTGAATGCCGTCCACCTGGGGGCCCGGGAGTTCTTGACGGATGACGAGCGGGAGCTCGAGCAGTGGCTGGCGGAGCTGGAGGGCCTGGGGCTCGTCCGGCGCCAGCCGCGCGAGGTCCGCATGTGGAAGCTCGCCCCCCAGCATTGA